The genomic window ATCGGCAATTTGCCGCAAAATTTTAATGTTAAAGAACTTGAATCGCTCCTTGCATCTATAGGAGATGGAATCAAATTTAAAGCTGTTTTCGATAGAGATACCAAGGCTTGTAGGGGATTTGGTTTCGCAAATATTAAAGATGAAAATGTTGCCAATGAACTTATTGAGAAATTAAATGGTCACGAATTTAATGGTAATAAATTGAGGGTTGAACGTTCTGAGCGTAAAGATTCAAATTCAGGCAACTCAAGAAGAGGAGCCAATGGCAACAACGGAAATAAAGGCTCAAATCGTAAAGATGTTAAGAAAGTTGTACATAGTGATGCACCAATTAAAGAAGCTCCAGATCCAAGATGGGCTGGAGAATTATCAAAACTGAAGGAACTTTTAGCTAATCAAAAAACCCCTGTATAGATATTTAATTAATTAGTGTTCTAAGTTTATATTTTTCATCGTTGATAGTCATCAAATAAGAGATGGGTAAGTTTAAAGCTTTCACCCATCCTTTTACATATGCACGATTGTTGAAGACGTCATAATCTAATTTCTCAATTGAGTTTAGTATTCCGCTGTAAAGCCTCAAAGAGGTCCATATGGGCCACCGTGCATCTATTGAGAGCCATTTGATGCCTTCTTCAGATTTAATGAACCAATCTCTTGCTCTGGCTAATTGAAATGACATTAAAGCTTTCCAATTATCATTAATCGTTCCCTTTATTAGTTCTTCTTCTGAATAATTAAATTTAGCTAGATCCTCTAATGGTAAATATATTCGCCCTCTTCCTCTGTC from Prochlorococcus marinus XMU1408 includes these protein-coding regions:
- a CDS encoding RNA recognition motif domain-containing protein — encoded protein: MSVRLYIGNLPQNFNVKELESLLASIGDGIKFKAVFDRDTKACRGFGFANIKDENVANELIEKLNGHEFNGNKLRVERSERKDSNSGNSRRGANGNNGNKGSNRKDVKKVVHSDAPIKEAPDPRWAGELSKLKELLANQKTPV